The Desulfuromonadales bacterium region TGACCAAGCTGCACGAGGAGCTGTTCAGGGGGACGGCGGCGGCGGCGGTCGAGCATTTCGGCGCTGGCCGCATCCGCGGGGAGATCGTCCTGCTGGTGGCGCCGGCTGCCGCCGGCGCGGCGGAGCCTGCTGCTGCCGGCGCCACGGTGGAAGAGGCGCTGGGGAAACTCCGTGACGAGGGGCTGCCGCTACGGCAGGCGGTCAAGCAGGTGGCGAAGGAGTTCGGTCTGCCGGGGGACGAAGTCTACCGGCGAGCGCTGGCGATGAAGGACGAAAACTGAAGACAGAAGGCAGAAGACAATATTGCCGTCCGCTGTTCTCTGTGCTACCGCCTTACTTCGAAATCGTTGAACTCCCCCCGATAGTCTTCCCAATCGATAAGGATCTCGTCGACCCGGGCGCCGCTGGGCCCATCGTGGCACCACTCGATCACCTTGCGCACGTCCGATTCCCGTCCTTCGAAGACGGCTTCCACATCGCCGTCGGGCAAATTGCGTACCCAGCCGGTGAGATGGTGCTCCAGAGCGGTGCGGCGGGTGAAGTAGCGGAAATTGACCCCCTGAACAACCCCCCGGATGCGCACCGTCGCTCTTACAGGTCTCATTGGCCACCCTCCTTTTCCAGCAATCGCCGGAACTCCTCTTCGTTGAGTATGCTGATGCCCAGTTCCCGGGCCTTGTCCAGCTTGCTCCCTGCTTCTTCGCCGGCAACCACGTAGTCGGTCTTCCTGCTCACCGAGCCGGCCGCCCGGCCCCCCAGTCGCTCGACCATCTCCTGCCCCTCCTTGCGTCCGAGGGTTGGCATCGTACCGGTGAAGACGAAGGTTTTGCCGGTAAGGGGTCCGCCCGCGCGGCGCACGCCCCCGGCAGGTGAAACTCCACGGGCCAGCAGCTTGTGAATCACGTTGGTGTTTTCATCCGACTGGAAAAAATCGACGATGCTTTTGGCGACGATTGGGCCAATTTCGTACAGGGTTTTCAGTTCATCGAAATTTGCCCGCAACAGATTTTCCAGCGTCCCGAACTGGGAGGCCAGGATTTTGGCGGTATGCTCGCCGACATTCCGGATGCCAAGGGCATAAATGAATTTGTGGAGAGGCCTGGATTTGCTTTTTTCAATGGCATTCAGCAGGTTTGCAGCGAGTTTGTCGCCCATGCGCTCAAACCTGAAAAAATCTTCCGTCGTCAGCGAATATAGATCAGCGACGTCCCTGACCAGACCGAGATTCAACAGCTGATCGATATACCTGTCTCCGAGCCCGTCGATGTCCATGGCGTTTCTGGAGGCGAAATGGCGGATGGATTCCTTGATCTTCGCCGGGCACGCCTGGTTTTGGCAGCGGGGAATTACTTCGTTCTGCTCTTTTTTGACGTTCCCCCCGCATGCGGGACAGTGTTCGGGCAGCGGGATCTCCTGCTCCTCGCCGGTACGCTTTGCGGTCAGCGCCTCGACCACGTCAGGGATGACGTCGCCCGCCCGCTCCACCACCACCCGGTCACCGACTCTCACCCCGAGCCGGGCGATCTCGTCCCAGTTGTGCAGGCTGGCGCGCGAGACGGTGACGCCGGAGATCTCAACGGGGCGCAGAATCGCCACCGGGGTGATCGCTCCGGTTCGCCCTACCTGCAGCTGGACCTCCAGCAGGACGGTTTCCGCCTGGCGCGGGGGGAACTTGAAGGCGACCGCCCAGCGCGGACGCCGGGAGACTTCACCCAGGTCCGTCTGCCAGGCGAGCCGGTTGACCTTCACCACGACGCCGTCGATTTCAAAGGGAAGATTGTCCCGGCGCCGCAGGAGCTCACCGTAATATTCGAGGACGCCCTCTGTGCCGCTGACCACCTTGCTCCCGTCCAGGTTGACCCGCAGGCCCCAGGACTGCAAAGCCTGGAGCAGTTCGCTGTGGCGCTCGGGCAGGGCGCCTTCCACGAGGCCTACCCCGTAGCAGAATATGTTCAGGGGGCGGAGAGCGGTCACGTGCGAATCGAGCTGGCGCAGGCTGCCGGCGGCGGCATTGCGCGGGTTGGCGAAGGTGGCCTGGCCGCTTTCCTCCAGTTCGCGATTCCAGCGCTGGAACTCGGCGGTGTCGATGTAGACCTCGCCTCGCACCTCCAGCAGTGCCGGAAAGGGGGGGCGCAGCACCAGCGGGATGGCTGGGATGGTTTTCAGATTTTCGAGGATTTTTTCGCCGACCGTTCCATCGCCACGGGTGGAGCCGTTAACCAGGCGGCCGTCGCGGTAGACCAGTTCGACCGCCACGCCGTCCATCTTCATCTCGCAGACGTATTCGATCGCCGCATCGGCCGGCACGGAAAGAAAGCGGTGAACCTGGCCGTCGAACTCGCGGAATTCTCCCTCGCTCTTGCGGTTGTTAAGGGAGAGCATCGGCAGGGAGTGATGGACCTGCTCGAATTTCTCCAGCGGCGGGGCGCCGACCCGCTGCGAGGGAGAGTCAGGGGAGACCAGCTCGGGGAAGGTTTGCTCCAGTTCGAGCAGTTCGCGGAAAAGCCGATCGTATTCGGCGTCAGAGATCTCTGGCCGGTCGAGAACGTAATAGAGGTGATTGTGGCGGTGCAATTCGCTGCACAGCTCGGCATGACGACTTCTGGCTTGCTCTTTGGTCATTGGTGATCCTGGATGAGGGCGACAATAGGCAAGGTGTGGTTTTCTATAGCACAGAGGGCGTATTCTTTCAATGTTTGCGCCCATACTCCGTTGTAATCCAGCGGGCCTTGGGGTAAACTCCAGCCAGATTTCATGATCGGGAGACCCATTAATGCCGCAAGACCACCTGCTGCACCTGCTCGGCCTGACCATCCTGCTTGCTCTCTCCGCCTTCTTCTCCGGCTCGGAAACCGCCCTCATGTCGCTGGACCGGTTGCGGGTGAAGTATCTGGTGCAGAAGAAGCGCCCCGGCGCCGCCCATCTCGAAGCCCTGCTCGCCCAGCCCGACCGGCTGCTCGGCACCATCCTGGTCGGGAACAACCTGGTCAACATCGCCGCCTCGGTTTTCGCCACCACCCTCCTCGTCCAGTTTTTCGGCGACCGCGGCGAACTCCTCACCATCCTCATTCTAACCCCGATCCTGCTGATCTTCTCGGAGATCAGCCCCAAGGCCTACGCCGCCCGCTTTCCGGAGAAAGTCTCCTTTGCGGTGCTGCGCCCCATTCTCGGCGTCCTCTGGCTGCTGACCCCCGTAGTCTGGATGGTGACCGCCATCCCCCGGGTGTTGAACCGCCTCTTCGGGAGGGAAGAGGAGCGCCCGGCCCTCTCCGAGGACGAGATCCGCTCCATCATCACCATGGGGGAGGAGACCGGCGTCGTCGCCAGGGAGCAGCGCCGCATGCTGCACGGCGTCTTCGAACTCTCCCAGATCCGGGTCCGCGACGTGATGATTCCGCGCACCGAGGTGGTGGGAGTCGAGGTGAACATCTCCTTCGAAGATGCGCTGCAGATCGCCCGGAACTCCCGCCATTCACGCTTCCCGGTTTACGAGGGGAGCCTCGACAGCATCATCGGCATTATCCATTCCAAGGATATCCTCAACTACGTCGGCACGCCGCAAGCCTTCGACCTGCGCGCCATCGCCCGCCCGCCGTACTTCGTTCCCGACTCGAAGCGGATCGCAACCCTGCTGCAGTCCTTTCGCCGCAAGCGGGTCCACCTGGCGGTGGTGGTTGACGAATACGGCGGCGTCGAAGGGATCGTCACCCTGGAGGACATCTTCGAGGAGATTGTCGGCGAAATCGAGGACGAATACGACGTGGTGGAGGAGGCCCTCTTCCGCGAAATCGCCCCCGGCCGTTATCTGGTCGACGGCAGCGCCTCGCTGCGCACCATCAACCGCCGCTTCGGACTGCAGCTCTCCGAGGAGCATGCCAACACCCTGGCCGGATTCCTGCTGCGCACCATGGGGACCATCCCCCAGGAGGGGGACAGCTGCGAAGCGAACGGCACCTCTTTCATCGTCCGCAAGGTAGTCGACCGCCGCATCGAGGAGATCGAGATGGTGCTGGCTGCGCCGCCGGAAAAGTAAGCTCCTTCCCTGCACCTTTCCTTTCCATTTTTTCTGGCCTCCCTGACAGGGAGGCCTTTCTTTTACCGGTCACCTAACCCCTTAAAAAATAGAAAATCTCCTTGACAAGGTGGGGGGTGGGGACTATATTTGCCCAAACAGTGGGGAACGGTGTCAAATTATCCCATGAGATGAAAATATGAGCTTCCAGGGCGAGTACATCAACAGCATCGACCCCAAGGGGCGGGCGAGCATTCCGGCCAGGTTCCGGGAGGTGCTCGTCGGCGCCTATGGCGACGAACGCGTGGTGGTGACCAAGAACCTGGAAGACGGTCTGACGGCCTACCCGGTGCCGGTCTGGGAACAGATCCGGGAGCGGGTCGAGAAGAGCCCCCCGAGCCCCAACAAGGCCGCGATGGTCCGCGTGATCCTCGCTCCGGCCACCGAATGCACCTTCGACAAGCAGGGCCGCATCCAGATCCCCCAGGCACTACGCACCTTCGCCGGGCTGGAGAAGGAAATCGTGGTCGTGGGCCTTATCGACAAGATCGAGCTTCACAGCCAGGTGCGCTACGCCGAGGTCAGCCGTCGTTCGCAGGCGCTGCTCCAGGCCGACCCGCAGGTGGTTGCCGATTTCGGGTTCTGACCCGTGGAGGCCGCCACCTTCAGCCATCTTTCCGTCCTGCCTGAGGAAGTTCTGGCATTGCTCGACCCGGTGCCCGGCGGCATCTACCTCGATGGCACGGTGGGTGGCGGCGGGCATGCCCGGCTGATTCTCGAAGCATCGGCTCCCGATGGCCGGCTGATCGGACTTGACCGGGATCCCTCGGCGCTGCGCAAAGCTGCCGAGGTTCTTGCCCCATTCGGCGACCGGGTAGTGTTGCGACACCGGAATTTTTCCGAAGCCACCGGGGTGCTAACCGAACTCGGCATCAACGGTCTCGACGGTATGCTTCTCGATCTGGGCGTCTCCTCGCACCAGCTCGATGAGGCGAGCCGGGGGTTCTCCTTCCGTGGCGAAGCGCCGCTCGACATGCGCATGGACCCCACCCACGGACCGACCGCCGCCGACCTGGTCAATACCGCCGCCGCCGAAGAACTAACCCGCATCTTCCGTGAATATGGCGAGGAGCGCTGGGCCGGGCGCATCGCCCGACGGATCGTGCAGGTCAGGCAGCAGCACCCCTTGACCACGACCCGGCAACTGGCCGAACTGGTTCGCGATACGGTGCCGGGAGGCAAGGCCCCGGCCAGGATTCACCCGGCCACGCGGGTCTTCCAGGCCCTGCGGATTCAGGTCAACCAGGAACTGGAGCACGTCTCCCGGGGGATTGCGGAGGCCATCGTTCTTTTAAAGCCCGGCGGCAGGCTGGTTGTCATCAGCTTCCATTCCCTTGAAGACCGCATCGTCAAGCGGTTTTTCCAAGAGGAGGCCAAAGGGTGCATCTGTCCGCCTCGCCTCCCTGCCTGTGTCTGCAACCATCGCCCGCGCCTTGAGTTGTTGACCCGCAAGGGGGTACGGGCGACGGACGCCGAAGTGGAGGCCAACCCCCGGGCACGCAGCGCTGTACTTCGGGCGGTTCGCCGTATTTAGCTGACTGTTCCCCGGCAGCGGGGACATGAATTTGATGGAGGGCATTATGGCCGGCGTCATAGCAAGAAACATCCCCCGGATCCACGGCATTCCCCTGCAGCAACCGAGGCTCTTTCCTCTTCTGGTCTTTGTTGCCGTGCTGATGGGAATTTCCATCTTCTTCGTCTGGTCCCGCCTGCAGGTGGTCAATCTCGAATATGACATCTCGAGCCTTGAAGGGCGCCTGCGCTCGATGCAGCAGGAGAGCCGGCGACTCACCCTGGAAGCGGCCAGCCTGCGTCACCCCGGCCGCATCGAGCAGGTCGCCCTCACTGAGCTGGGGCTGCGGCTGCCGACTCTTGCCCAGGTAGTCACTGTCGATTAATGGACCGGCCGGAGAAGTGGACTCGACTCCGCATCCGACTGGTAGGGATCGGCTTTGTTGTCGCCTTCATTCTGATCGGCGTGCGGGCCTTTCATCTCCAGGTGCTGAACCAGGAAGAGTGGCGGAAACGGGCTGAGCGGCAGCATCAGAAAGTCATTCCGCTGGCCCCCCAGCGGGGAACCATCTATGATCACAACGGCGAGGAGCTGGCAGTGAGCGTCGAGGTCGATTCCATCTATATCGAGCCGACCAAAGTCACCGAGCCGGCGCGAGCGGCCAGTGCACTCGCCTCGACTCTCTCGCTCCAGCCAGCGGCGGTCAGGGCCAAACTCGAATCCAAACGCGGCTTCCTCTGGCTCAAACGCCAGGTAACCCCGCGCGAAAGCGAGCAGGTTCGGGCGCTCGGCTTCGACGGGGTGAATTTCATCCGCGAGCATCGACGGTTTTACCCCAATTCGGAAATCGGCGCCCAGGTCATCGGCTTCACCGGCCTCGACCCTGAGGGTCTCGAGGGAATCGAATTGAAGTACGATTCGGTGATTCTGGGACAGGGCGGCTATCTGGTGACCGAACGCGACGCCTTGGGCCGGGGTATCGGCTCGAGCGGCCCGGTGATCAAGGGCGAGGCGCGCGGCAGTGACGTTTACCTGACCATCGACAAGAACCTGCAATATATTGCTGAAAAAGAGTTGGCCGCCGGCGTGCGCAAAGCCAGGGCCAAGGCCGGCACGGTGGTGGTGCTCGATCCCGGAACCGGCAAGGTGCTGGCCATGGCCAGCCAGCCCGACTACAATCCCAACGCTTTCAACCGCTACCGTCCCAGCCAGTGGCGAAACCGCTCCCTCTGCGACACTTTCGAGCCCGGGTCCACCTTCAAGCTGTTTCTCCTCGCCGCCGCTCTCAATGAGGGGGTGGTCCGACTGAATCAGACGATAGACTGCGAGCAGGGATCCTTCAAGGTCGGCGGCAAGGTGATTCGCGACCATCACCCCCATGGCCGGCTGACAGTGGCGGAGATCCTCAAGGTCAGCTCCAATATCGGCTTCGCCAAGATCGGCAAGACTCTGGAGCGGGAACGTTTTCATCGCTACATCACCGATTTCGGCTTCGGCGCCAGGACCGGCATTGATCTGCCTGGCGAGGTGACCGGCCTGGTGCGCAAGCCGTCACAGTGGTTCGAGATCGATCTGGCCGCCATCTCCTTCGGCCAGGGTGTAACGGTAACCCCCCTGCAGCTTGCCGCCGCCACGGCTGCCATCGCCAACGGCGGCAATCTGATGGCCCCCTATGTAGTGGAACGGGTGGTCAACAGCTACGGTGAAACCCAGGAGCAGAACGAGCCCCGGGTCGTGCGCCGTGTAGTTTCTGCCGATGTCGCCCGCCAGGTGCGAGAACTGATGTCGATGACGACCGAAGAGGGGGGGACGGGTACTCTCGCTACCGTGCCGGGTTTCCGGGTGGCCGGCAAAACCGGGACGGCCCAGAAAGCCGATCCGGTGACCGGCGGCTATTCGGTTGACAAGCGCGTCTCCTCGTTCGTCGGTTTCGTTCCGGCCGAGGCGCCGCGCCTGGTGATCCTCGTCGTCATGGATGAGCCGGACGGCGAGGTCTATGGTGGTCTGGTGGCGGCACCGGTCTTTTCCCGGCTTGCGTCGCAGGCCCTGCAGTATCTGAAGGTGAAACCGACCCTGCCGGTTGAGGAAACCCCCCTGCCGACGATCGAGCAGGTTAAGGCGATGCTGGAGGCCGACGCAGAGGCGTCTGCGGCTGTCGCGAAAGCGGAGACTGAAAGTGAAAATGAGGCTGGACGCGACGGCGAAGCCGGAGTCGAAAGTGTAACTGGAGACGAAGGTTTGCCGGCGGAGGTAACCACCGCCCCGCTCATGCCCAATTGTATCGGCATGAGTTATCGGCAGGTTGTGCAGGAAATGGTGCGTACCGGCATCAACATCAAGTTGGGAGGTACCGGCCGCGTTGTTGATCAGTCCCCCGCCGCCGGCCAGCCGATCAGTTACGGCAACGAGGTTTGGGTCAGGCTGGAACCACCCAGTTAAAATCCCTTTGACTTTTCCGGGCGAGGATAAGAAAATAGTGGATTCTATGAAGATTTCAGCTCTGCTTAAAAGAATCCCTGTACGCCGTTTCTCGGGCTCCCAGGATACGGAAATCGCCGGTCTTTACTACGATTCGCGGCGGGTTTCCCCAGGTGGAGCCTTTTTTGCCGTGCGGGGAAGTGCCGTCGATGGACACCAGTTCATCGATGACGCCCTTGCCCGGGGTGCTGTAGCGATAATCATGGAAGAGGAACACCCGCTTCCCGCCGGGGTCGCCGGGATAGTGGTCGACAATGCCAGGCGAGCGATGGCCCTGGCGTCCTCTGAGTTTTTCGGCGACCCGACGGCGGCGATGGCGACGGTCGGTGTAACCGGGACCAACGGCAAGACCACGGTCACCTACCTGCTCGAGTCGGTCCTGCGGGTTGCCGGCCGCCACCCGGCGGTGCTTGGAACTGTGAACTACCGCTTTGGCGGCGCGCAGTTGCCGGCGCCTCATACCACCCCCGAGTCGGTGGACCTGTTGCAGACCGTAGCCGGATTCCGCGCGCAGGGGGCGGACAGCCTGGTCATGGAGGTTTCCTCCCATGCCCTCGACCAGCTGCGGGTGGACGGAGTTCATTTCGCCGTCGGGGTCTTCACCAATCTTACTCCCGAGCATCTGGACTACCACGGCGACATGGAGAATTACTACGCCAGCAAGCGCCGCTTCTTTACCGAGCTGCTCGCCGTCGACGGCGGCCGGCCGGTCATCAATATCGACGACGCCTACGGCGCCCGGCTGGCGGCGGAACTGCCGTCGAGCCTGACCTGCGGCCTGTCGGCAGCTGCCCTGATCCGGCCGCGGGAGGTGCATCTTTCGCTGGCCGGGATCGAGGGAACAATCGACACCCCGGAGGGGCCTTTTACCCTGCGTTCGCCTCTGCTGGGCCTGTTCAATCTGCAGAACCTGCTCTGCGCCGCGGGTGCCGGTCTGGCCCTGGGCCTTGCTCCGGACCTGATCGCTGAGGGTCTGGCCACCGCCACCCTCGTCCCCGGCCGGCTCGAGCGCGTCGAGAACGACTGCGGCGCACTCGTTCTGGTCGATTACGCGCATACCGGCGACGCCCTGGAAAAGGTGCTGACGACACTGCGCGAACTCTCCCCCAAACGGATCATCACCGTCTTCGGCTGCGGCGGTGACCGTGACCGGCGCAAGCGGCCGATCATGGGCGAAGTGGTTGCGCGACTCTCGACCCTGGCGGTGCTGACCTCCGACAACCCGCGAACTGAGGATCCGCTGGCCATCCTGGGGGAGATACAGCAGGGAGTGCTGCGAGTGCATCCCTGTGAATGGAGCCGGCAGGAGGCGCAGTCGATGCGTGGGAACGGTTTTGTCACCATCCCCGACCGCCGGGAAGCGATCGAATTTGCTGTTACCCTGCTGCAACCCGGCGACCTGTTGCTCGTCGCCGGCAAGGGGCATGAGGATTACCAGATCGTTGGCCGCGAACGGCGACACTTCGATGACCGTGAGGAATTGCGCCGGGCCTTGGCCGGGCCGGAGGTAACGCCATGAACCTCGATCTGCAGAAAATTGCCCAGGCGACCGCCGGCCGGCTAACTCCGGCAGGTGCGCGGGTTGCCGTGACCGGCATCTCCACCGACAGCCGTTCCGTGTCTCCGGGGGAGCTTTTCGTCCCTCTGCGGGGTGAAAAATTTGACGGTCACGATTTTCTCACCCAGGCTGTCCGTCGTGGGGCGGCCGCCTGCCTGAGCGAGGACGTGATCGCCGGTTTCCCGGTGCCGGTCATCCAGGTGGCAAATACCCTGCAGGCCCTCGGGGACCTGGCTGCAGCAATTCGCCGCGATTTTTCCGGACCGGTGGTGGCGGTGACCGGTTCTTCCGGCAAGACCACCACAAAGGAGATGCTGGCCGCGATCCTCTCCGGGACTGCCCCGGGGCTCAAGACCGAGGGAAACTTCAACAATCTGGTCGGACTGCCTCTGACACTCTTCCGGTTGGCGCCGGAGCATCGCTGGGCCGTGCTCGAGATGGGGATGAGCGCCCGGGGGGAGATCGCCCGTCTGGCGGAAATAGCCCTTCCCGAAGTTGGAATCATCACCAATGTGGGGCCGGCGCACCTTGAAACTCTGCATGGTCTTGATGGTGTGGCCCGGGCCAAGGGGGAACTTTTTGCTGCGCTGAAGGCCGGCGGGACAGCCGTGATCAATGCCGACGATGAGCGCGTGGCACAGTT contains the following coding sequences:
- a CDS encoding acylphosphatase, which encodes MRPVRATVRIRGVVQGVNFRYFTRRTALEHHLTGWVRNLPDGDVEAVFEGRESDVRKVIEWCHDGPSGARVDEILIDWEDYRGEFNDFEVRR
- the ligA gene encoding NAD-dependent DNA ligase LigA; amino-acid sequence: MTKEQARSRHAELCSELHRHNHLYYVLDRPEISDAEYDRLFRELLELEQTFPELVSPDSPSQRVGAPPLEKFEQVHHSLPMLSLNNRKSEGEFREFDGQVHRFLSVPADAAIEYVCEMKMDGVAVELVYRDGRLVNGSTRGDGTVGEKILENLKTIPAIPLVLRPPFPALLEVRGEVYIDTAEFQRWNRELEESGQATFANPRNAAAGSLRQLDSHVTALRPLNIFCYGVGLVEGALPERHSELLQALQSWGLRVNLDGSKVVSGTEGVLEYYGELLRRRDNLPFEIDGVVVKVNRLAWQTDLGEVSRRPRWAVAFKFPPRQAETVLLEVQLQVGRTGAITPVAILRPVEISGVTVSRASLHNWDEIARLGVRVGDRVVVERAGDVIPDVVEALTAKRTGEEQEIPLPEHCPACGGNVKKEQNEVIPRCQNQACPAKIKESIRHFASRNAMDIDGLGDRYIDQLLNLGLVRDVADLYSLTTEDFFRFERMGDKLAANLLNAIEKSKSRPLHKFIYALGIRNVGEHTAKILASQFGTLENLLRANFDELKTLYEIGPIVAKSIVDFFQSDENTNVIHKLLARGVSPAGGVRRAGGPLTGKTFVFTGTMPTLGRKEGQEMVERLGGRAAGSVSRKTDYVVAGEEAGSKLDKARELGISILNEEEFRRLLEKEGGQ
- a CDS encoding CNNM domain-containing protein, which gives rise to MPQDHLLHLLGLTILLALSAFFSGSETALMSLDRLRVKYLVQKKRPGAAHLEALLAQPDRLLGTILVGNNLVNIAASVFATTLLVQFFGDRGELLTILILTPILLIFSEISPKAYAARFPEKVSFAVLRPILGVLWLLTPVVWMVTAIPRVLNRLFGREEERPALSEDEIRSIITMGEETGVVAREQRRMLHGVFELSQIRVRDVMIPRTEVVGVEVNISFEDALQIARNSRHSRFPVYEGSLDSIIGIIHSKDILNYVGTPQAFDLRAIARPPYFVPDSKRIATLLQSFRRKRVHLAVVVDEYGGVEGIVTLEDIFEEIVGEIEDEYDVVEEALFREIAPGRYLVDGSASLRTINRRFGLQLSEEHANTLAGFLLRTMGTIPQEGDSCEANGTSFIVRKVVDRRIEEIEMVLAAPPEK
- the mraZ gene encoding division/cell wall cluster transcriptional repressor MraZ, translating into MSFQGEYINSIDPKGRASIPARFREVLVGAYGDERVVVTKNLEDGLTAYPVPVWEQIRERVEKSPPSPNKAAMVRVILAPATECTFDKQGRIQIPQALRTFAGLEKEIVVVGLIDKIELHSQVRYAEVSRRSQALLQADPQVVADFGF
- the rsmH gene encoding 16S rRNA (cytosine(1402)-N(4))-methyltransferase RsmH — encoded protein: MEAATFSHLSVLPEEVLALLDPVPGGIYLDGTVGGGGHARLILEASAPDGRLIGLDRDPSALRKAAEVLAPFGDRVVLRHRNFSEATGVLTELGINGLDGMLLDLGVSSHQLDEASRGFSFRGEAPLDMRMDPTHGPTAADLVNTAAAEELTRIFREYGEERWAGRIARRIVQVRQQHPLTTTRQLAELVRDTVPGGKAPARIHPATRVFQALRIQVNQELEHVSRGIAEAIVLLKPGGRLVVISFHSLEDRIVKRFFQEEAKGCICPPRLPACVCNHRPRLELLTRKGVRATDAEVEANPRARSAVLRAVRRI
- a CDS encoding cell division protein FtsL, producing MAGVIARNIPRIHGIPLQQPRLFPLLVFVAVLMGISIFFVWSRLQVVNLEYDISSLEGRLRSMQQESRRLTLEAASLRHPGRIEQVALTELGLRLPTLAQVVTVD
- a CDS encoding penicillin-binding transpeptidase domain-containing protein; its protein translation is MDRPEKWTRLRIRLVGIGFVVAFILIGVRAFHLQVLNQEEWRKRAERQHQKVIPLAPQRGTIYDHNGEELAVSVEVDSIYIEPTKVTEPARAASALASTLSLQPAAVRAKLESKRGFLWLKRQVTPRESEQVRALGFDGVNFIREHRRFYPNSEIGAQVIGFTGLDPEGLEGIELKYDSVILGQGGYLVTERDALGRGIGSSGPVIKGEARGSDVYLTIDKNLQYIAEKELAAGVRKARAKAGTVVVLDPGTGKVLAMASQPDYNPNAFNRYRPSQWRNRSLCDTFEPGSTFKLFLLAAALNEGVVRLNQTIDCEQGSFKVGGKVIRDHHPHGRLTVAEILKVSSNIGFAKIGKTLERERFHRYITDFGFGARTGIDLPGEVTGLVRKPSQWFEIDLAAISFGQGVTVTPLQLAAATAAIANGGNLMAPYVVERVVNSYGETQEQNEPRVVRRVVSADVARQVRELMSMTTEEGGTGTLATVPGFRVAGKTGTAQKADPVTGGYSVDKRVSSFVGFVPAEAPRLVILVVMDEPDGEVYGGLVAAPVFSRLASQALQYLKVKPTLPVEETPLPTIEQVKAMLEADAEASAAVAKAETESENEAGRDGEAGVESVTGDEGLPAEVTTAPLMPNCIGMSYRQVVQEMVRTGINIKLGGTGRVVDQSPAAGQPISYGNEVWVRLEPPS
- a CDS encoding UDP-N-acetylmuramoyl-L-alanyl-D-glutamate--2,6-diaminopimelate ligase, giving the protein MKISALLKRIPVRRFSGSQDTEIAGLYYDSRRVSPGGAFFAVRGSAVDGHQFIDDALARGAVAIIMEEEHPLPAGVAGIVVDNARRAMALASSEFFGDPTAAMATVGVTGTNGKTTVTYLLESVLRVAGRHPAVLGTVNYRFGGAQLPAPHTTPESVDLLQTVAGFRAQGADSLVMEVSSHALDQLRVDGVHFAVGVFTNLTPEHLDYHGDMENYYASKRRFFTELLAVDGGRPVINIDDAYGARLAAELPSSLTCGLSAAALIRPREVHLSLAGIEGTIDTPEGPFTLRSPLLGLFNLQNLLCAAGAGLALGLAPDLIAEGLATATLVPGRLERVENDCGALVLVDYAHTGDALEKVLTTLRELSPKRIITVFGCGGDRDRRKRPIMGEVVARLSTLAVLTSDNPRTEDPLAILGEIQQGVLRVHPCEWSRQEAQSMRGNGFVTIPDRREAIEFAVTLLQPGDLLLVAGKGHEDYQIVGRERRHFDDREELRRALAGPEVTP